One genomic region from Spirulina subsalsa PCC 9445 encodes:
- a CDS encoding YebC/PmpR family DNA-binding transcriptional regulator, with the protein MSDLESLQKTLQEQDFPVKEVELRWITNTTVEVTDPEQMRSLLKLMDALESLDDVQNVTANFELNEDCLTAASLA; encoded by the coding sequence GTGAGTGATTTGGAATCTCTGCAAAAAACCTTACAAGAGCAGGATTTTCCGGTGAAGGAGGTTGAGTTACGCTGGATTACCAATACCACGGTAGAGGTGACGGATCCTGAACAAATGCGATCGCTGCTTAAATTAATGGACGCTTTAGAATCTTTGGATGATGTGCAGAATGTGACCGCGAATTTTGAGTTAAACGAGGACTGTTTGACGGCCGCTTCTTTAGCTTAA
- a CDS encoding DNA cytosine methyltransferase: MTITNSLKFIDLFAGIGGFRLAFEKLGCDCVFASEWEINEDQLLEIALEGGRIVTS, from the coding sequence ATGACCATAACAAATTCCCTAAAATTTATTGACTTATTTGCAGGTATTGGAGGATTTCGTTTAGCTTTTGAAAAATTAGGCTGTGATTGTGTCTTTGCGTCAGAGTGGGAAATTAACGAGGATCAGCTATTGGAGATTGCTCTGGAGGGGGGGCGGATAGTTACGAGTTAA